The Gloeobacter violaceus PCC 7421 DNA window ACCCGCGCTCCACAGCACCGCTAGAGCAAACGCTATCAGGGCGGGTGCGGTGTCAATGGTTGCGGGGCTTCCACACGCGCCGGTCGAAACAGAATTTTTGGGGCGGGTCGGTATGCAGTTGCAATTCGGAATGGGCAGGGTTGAGGAGGTAGTTGTACTCGACAGGAACAATGGCCGAGGGCACCTTCAAAACCGGTGCCCTCAGAGACTCCAGCCATTCTCGGCCGAGCGCCTGCAGGTGTGGGTAGGCACGCACTGCTTGCCAATCCTCCGGCAGCATGGCCGGTTCGATCGTCTGGACGGCCGTTCCCTCGGCCAGAAATGCCCGGATGGCCACGAGCGGAATTTTGTCGCTTTCTATGCGCACAAACACCTCCAGACTGGCTAGGGCCAGGCTTTCGGAGGTGTAGACGCACCGAAAACCCTGCGGCGTCCATCGTCCCGGCGCGTACAGGCCGCCCAGACCCTGGAAGGCTGTTTCCAGGTGTTTGCGCTTGCAAAGCCGCCACAGCTGCACTAACCGAAGATTCCGTACTCGGCGCGGTACAGCATCTGCTCCACCCGCTTGCTCCCTTCGTCCGTACCCAGTAGATCGAGGGGAGCCAGACCTTCCAGGTCCACTTTCGAGCTTGCAAGCCACCGCTCGGCCTCCCCTTCGTCCTCGAACAAATCGACAGCCTGGGTCAGAATACGCCGGAAACGCTTCAACCGATCACCAACCGATGGCTTGAGCATCGGATTTTCCCGCTCATAGCGGTACTGAGTCCGCTCGGAGATACCGAAGATCTCTTTGACCTGTTTTCTACTGAGCGAGAATTGGATGGACAAGACTTTGATGGCCCGGTAGTTGTCAACCGCCACCGCTTGCTGCAAAGATCCTGCGCCCGGCTCTGCGGCATTGCCCGATACCGGACGCGAACGTCCTACGGCGTTGCTCATGGGCGTGTCCTACTTGTGACAACTGGCACCATCATACTGCCAACCAGCACACACGACCGGCAGGTCAGTTCGCAGCGAGGAGCCGCGGTCCTCCTGCAGCCAGATCAAGATGTGTTGTCACACAGTTGTGCGACCGACCAGGCGGGCTACCGACTCCACCAGCTGTTCCATGTCCATGGGCTTGCTCAGGTGTGCCTGAAAACCGGCCGAGCGCGAGCGCGCCGCCAAAACCGAGGGGGTCGAACCGCTCAGCAGTTGAAGGCCGGGGACGCCTGCAGGCGCATAGGTCTGCCCCACCGCCCGCCGGGCTAAGTCTGCACCAGAAATGCTTCCGGATCGCTGCCCCCGTTGGCCCACCGGGCGGCGGTGCGGGCGGTGGTGAATTCCGGCGGCACCCTGAGGACTTGGACGGTCCCGGTGCCGGGACAGCTCGTCTGCAGCAGGTAGACTGGCTCGACGTCGATGTGCTCGACTTTGAGCAGGCTGTACTCTTGCCAGCGGTCGAGCGGCCGGGCCTGCAACTGCCGGCAGATGCGTTCGTAACCGATACCCTCGATCAAGACCCGGCGCAATTCGGCGTCGTTTTCTTCGAGAATCCAGTGGGGCCGCCACTCGGCGGGGGGCACACGGCCGTAGCTTTCGGGCAGCGTCACCCCGTGCCAGGAATAGATTGCAAAACCGTCGGCGAAGCGCAGGGCCGGTGTACCCTCGGCGTGCAGGCGCTCGCGGTCGTCGAGGTGCAACGATACCGGTCGCTCGCTGACCAGACAAACCCGACGGTACGGAAAGAGCCAGCCACAGCTTTGGACCACCGCACAAAACCTTTGCCATTGGCCCCGGTCGTGGGGACAACCGAGCACGGTGTGGCAGTAATCAAAGTAGCAGCACAGGGCCGTCCAACCTTCCGGTGAGATGCTGTTGGCCGAGAGTCCCCACACCCGAGCGTCCAGGGTGGCCACCAACTGGTTTTCGAGGCTGCGCCACACCTGGCCCGCCAGGCGCTTTTTGAGGTTGTCTTCGAGCTGTTTGCGCAACCGCTCGATATAGCGGCTGCGCATCCGGCGGGCCAGCTCGTCGCCCAGCGACCAGCTGAGGCGGTGCCAGAGGGTGCCCGCCTGGGGAACTTCGCTGCCGCTTTGAAAAATCTCGCTCTGGGTGGCCGCGTAGGGGCTCGAGCAAAAGACAACTTCCGGTGCGCCCAGCCCCGCAAGCACGTAGACGGCCCGGACGGCTTCGCAGGCTGCCTGCCGGTCCAGCGGCTCACAACGGAGCGCCATGCGCCGCCACTTTTCGCAGTACACCGAGATCAAGGCTTCCTGGTCGGGAGTGAGACTCTCCAGCCGGATCGGCCGCTCGCCGGTTCCGTTGCCCATGCGGATACCTGAATTGTGGGCACATCGTATCACGCAGGCGGGCGGGGGCCAGTCGGCCGCGAGACGCTATGTCTGTCTTTATCGCTACCACCAGCTCGGTTTTTTCTGGCTGTAGCGCACCCCATCGGGCAAAACCGTCTGGCGAATCTGGGTGTTGAGGCGGCGGCAACCGTCGTAGGCGGCCCCCTGCAAATTGGCATGGCCGAGGTTGGCGCCGTCGAGAATTGCAAAGCGCAAATCGGCCCGGTTGAGGGCGGCGCTGAAGCAGTTGGCGCGGGCGAGGTCGGCTTGCTGGAAATTGGCCAGACCGGCATTGGCGTACTCCAGCTCGGCCCCGGTCAAATTCGCGCCGCTAAGATCCGCGCCCACCAACCGGCTCCAGCGCAGATCCGCTCCGCTCAAATCCGCCCCGGCCAGATTCGCCCGCTCCAGATTGGCCTGGCGCAGGTGCGCGCCGCGCAACCGGGCACCGCCCAGGTCGATATCCCGAAGCCGGGCGCCGCGCAGATCCGCTCCGCTCAAATCCCGGTCACGCCCCCCCGCGTTTTGCAGTTGCCAGACGAGGCGGCTACGGGCTTCGAGCCCCCGCGCCTCCCCAAGCTTCGTCCCCTGCAGGCGGGCGCTCACCAGATAGGCTCCACCCAGATCCGCCCCGGACAGATCCGCCCCGGACAGATCCGCTTCGC harbors:
- a CDS encoding RES family NAD+ phosphorylase; translated protein: MQLWRLCKRKHLETAFQGLGGLYAPGRWTPQGFRCVYTSESLALASLEVFVRIESDKIPLVAIRAFLAEGTAVQTIEPAMLPEDWQAVRAYPHLQALGREWLESLRAPVLKVPSAIVPVEYNYLLNPAHSELQLHTDPPQKFCFDRRVWKPRNH
- a CDS encoding antitoxin Xre/MbcA/ParS toxin-binding domain-containing protein — its product is MSNAVGRSRPVSGNAAEPGAGSLQQAVAVDNYRAIKVLSIQFSLSRKQVKEIFGISERTQYRYERENPMLKPSVGDRLKRFRRILTQAVDLFEDEGEAERWLASSKVDLEGLAPLDLLGTDEGSKRVEQMLYRAEYGIFG
- a CDS encoding DUF6745 domain-containing protein gives rise to the protein MGNGTGERPIRLESLTPDQEALISVYCEKWRRMALRCEPLDRQAACEAVRAVYVLAGLGAPEVVFCSSPYAATQSEIFQSGSEVPQAGTLWHRLSWSLGDELARRMRSRYIERLRKQLEDNLKKRLAGQVWRSLENQLVATLDARVWGLSANSISPEGWTALCCYFDYCHTVLGCPHDRGQWQRFCAVVQSCGWLFPYRRVCLVSERPVSLHLDDRERLHAEGTPALRFADGFAIYSWHGVTLPESYGRVPPAEWRPHWILEENDAELRRVLIEGIGYERICRQLQARPLDRWQEYSLLKVEHIDVEPVYLLQTSCPGTGTVQVLRVPPEFTTARTAARWANGGSDPEAFLVQT